Part of the Bos indicus isolate NIAB-ARS_2022 breed Sahiwal x Tharparkar chromosome 29, NIAB-ARS_B.indTharparkar_mat_pri_1.0, whole genome shotgun sequence genome is shown below.
CATTCAACAAGtatgaaattaatatacaaaCATGGAAACTTGGAGGAAGGAAGAGTACTCAGAAATAATACTAGAAATGTTCGTGTtgactaactttaaaaaaaaatacttctgttataaaaaaaattcataaattgtTGTTTCTCTTAAACTTTATGCAATTTCTTATTTGTAAAGTTCTTgatgtttataatttctattctagttcaataaaattaattgtcCTAGAGTAGCAGGATATACTGGAGAATTCCCTACATTATGTGTGTCCTCTGCTGAAAGATAAAGAATGATCTCTGCAGAATTactctctgcctctctcacacacacacacaaacatacacacatgcataaatctctctctctcacacgcacacacacacacacacacacagatatactcattttctttgtttgtttgttttttaaacttagaaCCTACTAAGAAGAAAATGGACCCAGGAAATCACTCCTCAGTGACTGAGTTCATCCTCACTGGGCTCACAGAACAGCCACGACTCCAgctgccccttttcctcctcttcctaggAATCTATGTGGTCACAGTGGTGGGGAATCTGGGCATGATCACACTGGTTGGGCTCAGTTCTCACCTACATACACCTATGTACTATTTCCTCAGCAACTTATCCCTTATTGATCTCTGTCAGTCCACCGTTATTACCCCCAAAATGCTGATGAACTTTGTGACAGAGGAAAACATCATCTCCTATCATGAATGCATGACTCAgctatatttctttcttctttttattatttcagagtGCTATATGTTGGCTGAAATGGCATATGACCGCTATGTTGCCATCTGTAACCCCTTGCTTTATAATGCCATCATGTCTTATTATTGGTGCTTCCAGCTCACAGCAGCAGGTTATATCTTGTGCATCATTCAATCGACATTCCATACTTGCCTTATGTTGAGACTCTATTTCTGCAAGGCCAATGTGATTAACCATTATTTCTGTGATGTTTTTCCACTCATGGAGCTATCCTGTTCTAGCATCTATTTCAATGAGTTATTGGCTCTAGTCTGCAGTTCTTTCAACATCCTGATTCCTGGCTTGACAATTCTTATTTCCTATATCTTCATCCTCTATAAAATCTTCCACATCCACtccactgagggcaggtccaaaGCCTTCAGCACTTGCAGTTCCCACATCTTGGCCGTTGCTGTTTTCTATGGATCTGCAGCATTCATGTACCTGCAGCCATCATCTGTGAGCCCCATGGACCAAGGGAAAGTGTCCTCTGTGTTTTATACCTGCATTGTGCCCCTGCTGAATCCTTTGATCTACAGTTTGCGGAATAAGGATGTCAAATTGGCCCTGAAGAATATTCTGAACCTTGGAAAATATAGATGAATAGACTCACTGTTGGTGTCATATCAGAAATAACAGTTTGCTTTGCTGAGATATCCaatgttttagttttattgttCAAATTTTTGGAAATTCAGGATCATTTCCCCATACAATACATTTCTTTGGAATTTGTGTTATATTGATTATGtatggagaaatatcaagaataatGTCAGACACTCTTGAGAATTAAAGAAGCTCCAGTGTaacataaaaaacacaaataacaagAATAACTATGATGATCATCATAATGTAATAATGTATTATTATTGAGATAGTATAAAATATCAAACACTGTACCCAGCACTTCATATCAGAcaactttctttaatatttatgatATCTCTCAAGGCAAGTCCTAATACTGTTTCCAtttgaaagatgaataaattGAAGCTTGTTTACTTTGAGTAAATGTCCCCATAGTCCCACACTTAATAAAGACAGAGGCTAGAATGTCTGGCTCCAGGAACTGTGATTTTACTCAAAGTAATCTATTGCCCCCAGGTAATTGTGGATAAGTGTAAGGCCTTCCCAATAATTTCCTTCTACACATTAAACTTCTACTTTTCCTGTGAGACTGTATTGCTTTCCCCTAGACCTCTCCAAtgcaattttcacttttatttcatttgatttaatgaaaataataaaaatatttcaaacttgtGTTGATCAAGCTAAAAGACCAAATGCAGAGTTAATACAGAATCTTAAGAAAAGACTCATCAGTGATATTCAAATTATCATGTTCAATACtgacaatttttataaaaatagccCAATACATTTCTATCTTTAAATCATTAGTGCTATCCTATTTAtgtaaaaggggcttccctgacagttcaatggtaaagaatacagctgccaatgcagggacatgggttcagtccttgggtgaggaagataccctggagagggaaatggcaacccactccagtattcttgcttgggaattcCCATGAAgaaaggagccttgtgggctacagtccacagggtcacagagcgTCCATCCAACACAACCTTGCCACTAAACTACAACAGTAAATTTATGTTAACAACTGCTCATAATAAACCAAAACTATGCAAGTTGTATCACTTTCATGAAATTCATGCACTTTTGTCATGGAAGTTAGAAAAATTGCTATTTCTTGACAGTCTTATCTTGGAAATATCTTTTCTCTCCCctcatatttgtctttttttagcTTCTGGGCATTAACATCTGGTAAGTATAAATTCACATGAAACTCTAAATATCTAGTTGTCTTCTGCCTCTTCTCAGTTCAAAGCGTCTTACTCATTACTGACAGATTAATGTTCTTTGGGTAGTGTGCTGCCTTATTCACCTGTAGTGTCCAAATATACCACAAATATATAAAGCATAATTTTATTTACCACCCGTGTATTTTATTATCCATTCTTTCATCAAAGTCAAGCattcattttcaattattttctattatttgacttaattttcatattatttatattatattttcatattatttgacTGAATTTTCATCAGTACTATAAAAAGAAGGTAAAATGGCTACAATTACAACTTGTATCTTAGGCATGATTCCTAATCTGCTATATATAgtccagaatatatatatatatatatatatatataaatcagccAAATCAGCACATATACCCTGTCTGAACTGAAAGAATGGCTTCTATGGgtttcttcaaatttttaatttctgaataatTATAGGAATGTTTCTGTTTACTTCCTGTTTACATTCTTTCTATATCTGACCTTTACTAAACTCCAAGTCTCTTTCTCACTTCTTCTTTTTGGCACACTAAAGCAACTTCAAAGGTAGTCTGTTCCCTTATAATGTGGCATGCCAGACACATAGTATTCTTCTCCAAACATATCAGAATCTTGCAGCCACAGCAAACCCTTAGCTAAAAGATTTTTGGTGCATAGGTATGGTGGATTTTCCTTGAATCTGAAAGAACTCCAGTGGAAGGTATTCAAAACAAGAGATCCTCTAGCACCTTGTTTCTCAGAGTGGTCTATAGAtgagaaatagtggaaaaatcTGAgagatattatttaaaatgtataatctcAAGCCATACATGAGACTTAGTATCAGAATCTGCTTTTGATAAAGATCCTTAGGTTATTCCTGTACACACTAAAAGTTGAgaagcttttgaaaaatattgatatCTGACCTCACATGCTAAAATTTTGACTTAATTGGTATAGTGTTCACCATCGGTATTGAaattaaggaaaatttaaaaaaaatgccccTGATATTTTAATGAGTTTAAATGAGTATCTAAAATTCAGAAGGACtagcttcacttgtggctcagcaggtaggaatctgcctgccttgcgggagacctcggtttgatgcctgggttggaaagatgccaaggagaagggaaaggctacccactccagtattctggcctggagaattccatggactctatagtccatggggtcacaaagagtcagacacaactgagtgactttcactttcaatgtaacacaagtataaactttaaaatcctctacatagaaaaccctaaagactccaccagaaaattactagaactaatcaatgaatatagtaaagttgcaggatataaaatcaacacacagaaatcccttgcattcctatacactaataatgagaaaacagaaagagaaattaaggaaacaattccattcaccattgcaacggaaagaataaaatacttaggaatatatctacctaaagaaactaaagacctatatatagaaaactataaaacactggtgaaagaaatcaaagaggacactaatagatggagaaatataccatgttcatggattggaagaatcaatatagtgaaaatgagtatactacccaaagcaagttatagattcaatgcaatccctatcaagctaccaacagtatttttcacagagctggaacaaataatgtcacaatttgtatggaaatacaaaaaacctcgaatagccaaagtaatcttgagaaagaagaatggaactggaggaatcaacctacctgacttcaggttgTTGTgactactacaaagccacagtcatcaagacagtatggtactagcacaaagacagaaatatagatcaatggaacaaaatagaaagcccagagataaatccacacacctatgaataccttatctttgacaaaggaggcaagaaaatacattggagaaaagacaatctctttaacaagtggtgctgggaaaactggtcaaccacttgtaaaagaatgaaactaaaacactttataacactaaacacaaaaataaactaaaaatggattaaagatctaaatgtaagaccagaaactataaaactcctagaggagaacataggcaaaacactctccgacataaatcacagcaggatcctctatgacccacctcccagaatattggaaataaaagaaaacataaacaaatgggacctaattaaacttaaaagcttctgcacaacaaaggaaactataagcaaggtgaaaagacagcctttagaatgggagaaaataatagcaaatgaagcaactgacaaacaactaatctcaaaaatatacaagcaagtcctacacctcaattccagaaaaataaatgacccaatcaaaaaatgggccaaagaactaaatagacatttctccaaagaagacatacagatggctaacaaacacatgaaaagatgctcaacatcactcattttcagagaaatgcaaatcaaaaccactatgaggtaccatttcatgccagtcagaatggctgcaatccaaaagtctacaagcaataaatgctggagagggtgtggagaaaagggagccctcttacactgttggtgggaatgcaaactagtacagccactatggagaacagtgtggagattccttaaaaaactggaaatagaaccgctttatgatccagcaatcccactactggtcatacacactgaggaaaccagaagggaaagagacacatgtaccccaatgttcatcgcagcactgtttataatagccaggacatggaagcaacctagatgtccatcagcagatgaatggataagaaagcagtggtacatatacacaatggagtattactcagccattaaaaagaatacatttgaatcagttctaatgaggtggatgaaactggaacctattatgcagagtgaagcaagccagaaagaaaaacaccaatacagtatactaacacatatatatggaatttagaaagatggtaacaataaccctgtatatgagacagcaaaagagacactgatgtatagaacagtcttttggactctgtggaagaaggagagggtgggatgatttgggagaatggcattgaaacatgtataatatcatatatgaaacgagtcaccagttcaggtttgatgcatgatactggatgcttggggctggtgcactgggatgacccggaggatTGATatgggggggaggagggagggagaaggattcaggatagggaacacatgtatacctgtgatggattcattttgatatatagcaaaaccaatacaatattgtaaagttataaaattgaattaaattaaattttaaaaaattacgcttatccaggaaaaaaaaaaaaacaaaactgaatcttCTTATATTTAACTATAAGATCTCTCAACTTGAATGTGCAATTTATCTTGAATCAATCATTTTATGTATACTTCCaaatttcctattttataataaaaattgaaaatctaaTATATAAGAACAGAAGAAGCATGAAACATGTGTCTATTAAAACAGtttatatatgcaatttagaaacTAGAATCATTAATAGTGAGCccctaaaatgtgaaaaaaattaagtcaatatCTGAATTCCTACTCCATAACTTTAAATCCTATAACATATAGATTTGACTTtgaattaatatgtatattatgtatttacacataaaatggattaaatacatttttgtacAAAATAAATGATTTGTTCATCACTTTAAAATTTGTTGCCACATTAACATTTAAGATAATTTGTCAGAATGTTGGTTGATCCTCTAAAACCTTTTATTCACAGAGTGAACTGGGAACTGGTAGCTCTGGCAAGGAGCCTGTAAAGATGCAGaatctctaggagttttatagtttctcgtcttacatttagatctttaatccattttgagtttatttttgtgtatggtgttagaaagtgtttgattttcattattttataagtggttgaccagtttttgcagcaccacttgttaaagagattgtcttttctccaatgtatattcttgcctcctttgtcaaagataaggtgtccataggtgtgtggatttatctctgggctttctattttgttccattgatctatatttctctttgtgCCAGAACTATACTGTTctgatgactatagctttatagtatagcctgaattcaggcaggttgattcctccagttccattttttgtTCTCAAGATTGCCTTGGATATTCaagttttttgcatttccatacaaattgtgaaattctttgttctaattctctgaaaaataccattggtagcttgatagggcatgcattgagtctatagattgctttgggtggtatactcattttcactatattgattcttctgatccatgaacatggtagatttcttcatttatttgtgtcatctttgatttctttcagtgttttacagttttctatatataggtcttttgtttctttaggtagatttattcctgagtattttattcttttttactgcaatggtgaatggaattgtttccttaatttctctttctgttttctcattgttagtgtataggaatgcaagggatttctgtgtgttgattttatatcctgcacctttactatattcattgtttagctctagtaattttctggtagtgtatttagggttttctatgtagaagatcatgtcatctgcaaacagtgagagttttacttcttcttttccaatctggattccatttatttcttttccttctctgattgttctggctagaacttccaaaactatgttgaacagtagtggtgaaagtgggcaccctggcctttttcctgactttaggggaaatggtttcaatttttcaccagtGAGTATAATATTTCCtggggtttatcatatatggcttttattatgttgaggtatgttccttctatgcctgctttctggagagtttttttttttttttatatcataaacggatgttaaattttgtcaaaggcttcctctgcctctgttgagataatcatatggtttttatctttcaatttgttaatgtggtgtatcacattgattgatttgtgaatattgaagaatccttgcatccctgggataaagaccatttggtcatgatgtatgctctttttaatatgttttgggATTCTGTTTgctgaattttgttgaggatttttgcatctatgttcatcagtgatattggccagtagtttttttttgttttttcctattgtATCTTTGTCTGGTATTGGTATTAGgataatggtggcctcatagaatgagcttggcagtttactttcctctgcaattttctagaacaatttgagtaggataggtgttagctcttctaggcaaaacactctctgacataaatcacagcaggatcttctatgacccacttcccagagtaatgaaaataaaagcaaaaataaatgggacctaattaaactcaaaagcttttgcacaaagaagtaaactataagcaaggtgaaaagacagccttcagaatgggagaaaacaatagcaaacgaagcaactgacaaagaattcatttcaaaaatatacaagcagctcatgcagcacaattccagaaaaataaacaacccaatcaaaaaatgggacaaagaactaaacagacatttctctaaaaagatctacagatggctaacaaacacatgaaaagatattcaacatcactcattatcagagaaatgcaaatcaaaaccacaataataccatctcacaccagtcagaatggctgctatcgaaaagcctacaagcaataaatgttggagagggtgcagaggaaagggaaccctcttacagtgttggtgggaatgcaaactagtacatccactatggagaacagtatggagattccttagaaaaactggaaatagagctgccatacaacccagcaaccccactgctgggcatacataccgaggaaagcagaattgaaagagacacatgaaccccaatgttcattgcagcactgtttacaataatctaggatatggaagcaacctagatttccatcaACAGACTaatggataataaagctgtggtacatatacacaatggagtattactcagctattaaaaagaatacaattgaatcagttctgaggtggatgaaactggagcctattatacagaccgaagtaagtcaaaaagaaaaacactgatacagtataataacacatatttatggaatttagaaagatggtaaagatgacCCTATAtctgagacagcaaaagagacatagatgtaaagaacagacttttggactctgtgcgagaAGGCTAGgttgggatgatctgagagaatagcattgaaacatgtatattaccatatgaaaaatagatcaccagtccaggtccggtgcatgagacagggtgctcagggctggtattACTGGgaagaccctgagggatgggatggggagggaggtgggagggtggttcaggatgggggacacatgtatacccatggctgattcatctgaatgtatggcaaaaaccactacaatattttaaagtaattaacctccaagtaaaactaattaatttacaaaaaaaaaaaaaaagattcataatCACAAAATCTCAAATGCTCCTCAGAACTTCTGGTTGTGGATCTGATTTAGAAAAAATCTCCAGGAGATCCTGTGAATAAATCTTGATCACTAATTGATGAGTTCAGGATTGACAGAGAATCCCTCTTGAAGGAAAAAGTTAGACAACTGGGCACATGTCAACTGCAACTGCTTCTTTTCTCAAGagcttgtctcctgagaaatggaAATCCTTACAGAGTATTTGAGTCCATGTTATTTATTGCCTGATATATAGGAAATCCAGGACACACCTTCATAGCACAGTGATCACAACCGCTCACGGAAGAACTGAGAAAGGTACAGATATTTGCTACCTTGAAGCTGAAGAAATACACACTGAAGATTTAAAATTAGAGATGCTGACCTTTGATGCAGACCAGCTTCAAAAGGGGTTCTGAGACTTGGGCTATGCCGGCCCTCTCTACACTAAAGACAGCAGACTGCTGGGTACATATCATTCCTGACACCAACACAGAGTTATCTTCTGAGTCAAAGGACCCCTGTTGCAAATAAAATTTGGTGTTGAGATTTCCAGCAAGAATAAAGGTGAGCGTATTCATCTCACATTTGTGACTTGAGACTATTAAGACTGGAAATAATACCGTGAAAATTCAGGCAAATATTCATCACATATTCATGTATGGAATTACTTATAAAATACCATTTATATATTCCTATGTCTTCAACACTATGTAATTTACTTGTTATACAGAGGTGGACAAGTCTGGTTTGGTGCATCATCTGACTTATGGTATatgaaagcgaagaggaactaaaaagcctcttgatgaaagtaaaagaggagagggaaaaagttggcttaaagctcagcattcagaaaactaagatcatggcatctgctcccattgcttcatgggaaatagatggggaaacagtggaaacagtgtcagactttatttttctgggctccaaaatcactgcagatggtgattgcagccatgaaattaaaagacgcttattccttgaaaggaaagttatgaccaacctagatagcatattcaaaagcagagacattactttgccaatcaaggtctgtctagtcaaggctatggtttttccagtggtcatgtatggatgtgagagtggaactgtgaagaaagctgagcaccaaaaaattgatgcttttgaactgtggtgttggagaagactcttgggagtcccttggactgcaaggagatccaaccagtccatcctaaagaagaccaatcctgggtgttctttggaaggactgatgctgaggctgaaactccaatacttcggccacctcatgcaaagagttgactcattggaaaagaccctagtgctgggagggattgggagcaggaggagaaggggacgacagaagatgagatggctggatggcatcactgactcgatggatgtgagtttgagtgaactccgggagttggtgatggacagggaggcctggtgtgctctgattcatggggtcacaaagagtcggacataactgagagactgaactgaactgaactgaagtttaaaaATGTGCTGTTTAGAAATGAAAGTTTTCTGAACTTGAAGTAGGAAGGTTCAATAAATTACAAGGTGTTGGAGAATGGTTTCATGATGACTTCTATCTTAAAgaagatttgaaaagaaaatagaacataTTTACAAACCAACAGAAATAAAGAGAGTTGGTAGGATTATTtcatgtgaaaaaacaaaaagacagacaaCTGAGAAAACATGACATGGTCCCCAAATTGAAAGAATCAAAAGTTGGGTACCAGAGGAATTTGATTACAAAAACTAAGGATGGAGAGGAGCAAAATAGTgtggcattttttattttattctaaaatcttTAAAGGAAATCTTTTCTCCTGTGTCCCTGAATGTGGATCATCATCTGGTTTAGGGTTGAGTGCATTTTGTGATGAGAATTAATAGTTCATTCCAGTTCTAGGCattcaaatgttaaaatatttttcttactttgatTAAAgagagtgttttaattttttcaaacaccctgcaccaaaaaaaaaaaaatcttcttttctttttgcttttcttaggATATATGATGACATCTGCAAATTATCCCATTACCTTCAAGTATTTTCAAAGCTTTTTATAGATGTTTGTATGTCTTCTCACTTATCTCTCCTTcaaaaatatcagatcagatcagatcagtcgctcagtcatactaAATACAGAACTCCAGATATAAGTCCAGGACAGTGCTTTCAAATCTCATGGCACACATGTTCttattgttcttcagtcactaagtcatgttcaatgcTTTGCAAACTCAttgactatagcacaccaggctcctttttcctccactctctctctgagtttgctcaaattcatgtcaactgagtcagtgatgctttccaaccatctcattttgtactgcctgcttctcctttagccttcaatTGAAAGAGTcaattcctcagttcagttcagttgctcagtcgtgtctgactctttgcgaccccatgaatcgcagcatgccaggcctccctgtccatcaccaactaccggagttcactcagactcacgtccatcgagtcagtgatgccatccatctcattctctgtcgtccccttctcctcctgcccccaatccctcccagcatcagagtcttttccaatgagtcaactctttgcatcaggtggccaaagtactagagtttcagctttagcatcattccttccaaagaaatcccagggctgatctccttcagaatggactggttggatctccttgcagtccaagggactctcagagtcttctccaataccacacttcaaaagcatcaattctttggcgctcagccttcttcacagtccaactctcacatccatacatgaccacgggaaaaactatagccttgactagacggacctttattggcaaaataatgtctctgctttttaatatgctatctaggttggtcataactttcctttcaaggagtaagcattttttaatttcatggctgatatcaccatctcagtgattttggagcccaaaaaaataaagtctgacactgtttctactattttcccatctatttcccatgaagtgataagaccggatgccatgatcttcattttctgaatgttgagctttaagccaactttttcactctccactttcactttcataaagaggctttttagtttctcttcactttctgccataagggtggtgtcagctgcatatctgaggttattgatatttctcctggcaatcttgattccagcttgtgtttcttccaatccagtgtttctcatgatgtactctgcatataggttaaataaacaggctgacaatatacagccttgacatactccttttcctatttggaaccagtctgttgttccatgttcagttctaactgttgcttcctggcctgcatacagatttctcaagaggcaggtcaggtggtctgatagtcccatctctttcagaatttttcacagtttattgtgatccatacagtcaaaggctttggcatagtcaatagagcagaaataaatgtttttctggaactctcttactttttccatgatccagcagatattggcaatttgatctctgattcctctgcctttcctaaaaccagcttgaacatcacggttcacatattgctgaagcctggcttggagaattttgagtcaattcctaggcaggatGATAAGAaggccaggggtccccaaggagatagggatctggaattctcaaggaagaggaaaggacattttttttccctcttcattccttagtcttaggcacataaaacatttttgtctTTAAGCC
Proteins encoded:
- the LOC139180582 gene encoding putative olfactory receptor 8G3: MDPGNHSSVTEFILTGLTEQPRLQLPLFLLFLGIYVVTVVGNLGMITLVGLSSHLHTPMYYFLSNLSLIDLCQSTVITPKMLMNFVTEENIISYHECMTQLYFFLLFIISECYMLAEMAYDRYVAICNPLLYNAIMSYYWCFQLTAAGYILCIIQSTFHTCLMLRLYFCKANVINHYFCDVFPLMELSCSSIYFNELLALVCSSFNILIPGLTILISYIFILYKIFHIHSTEGRSKAFSTCSSHILAVAVFYGSAAFMYLQPSSVSPMDQGKVSSVFYTCIVPLLNPLIYSLRNKDVKLALKNILNLGKYR